The window GTAATACGATGCTATTTTGTCTAGCTTGATGCTACTAGAGTGCTGTTAGTTAAAGAGAGCAGTGCACTCACCATCGTTAATAGACGCAGGTTGAGTTTGGAAAAATGGAGATGAAGTTTAAGAATGGATGACATGGGCCAGTTGATTCCTCTTAGCTGTGAAGCGTTTTACTAATTTAAGTATTGGAGAGTTGCTCTTGTGACTTTCTAAAATCTAGTAAATTTGGCCAGAGTGAAAACATGTTCCTATAATTCTTTTGTTCAATTAACCAAACACTTGTTGTAAACATAAGAAGTCTTCCAGACAGGATGCTTTAGGACATTTCAACAATTACAAAACGTAAGAACATTCTTCTcccttattttttttacaatgacaacaaGCCTATCTTGTTGAtcagtctttaaaaaaagatttaatagTTTAATTGGGTCTTAAAAAGTTTAGTGTTATTTCGGCCCGTGCATTTTTCTCACACGCACCTTTTGCCAAGTCATTGCGCGAGTCGTTGCCCTGGCCGTTTTATATTTACAACGCGAATAAGCAACATTAGTCACTTGATTGAAACGTGATTCTGGAGTGACACAAAGGAAAATATATCCTGTCACCCAGCCCCTGTCATGTCTTTCTCAAAACCTGCCTTTAAAAGCACAGACATCACTGACACTGTGCAGCTCGCAATGTATGTCCGTGGTGTTGACGACAATTTTGAAGTGATGGAAGAGTTGCTCACAGTGATTCCAAGGTATGGCCAGACCACTGCTGAGGAGATATTCCGCCAGCTGTTTGATGCCATTGTGGATGCCGGTTTACCATGTAAGAGGTTTGCTGGAATAACAACTGACGGAGCGGCATCTATGACAGGGAGGAGAAATGGACTGGTGGCACTTGTTCAAAGAAAACTGGAAGAGGAGGGTGTGGAGGAAGCCATTGTTCTGCACTGCATTATCCATCAGCAGGCTCTTTGCAGGAAATGCCTGAAGTTTGACAATGTGATGTCTGTCGTTGTGAAATGCATCTACCATATCAGATCCAGGGGCTTAAAGCACCAGCAGTTCGACACCTTTTTGGAAGAAATAGAGTCAGCATATGAGGAAGTGCTCTACTTCACCGAGATATGTTGGCTCAGCAGGGGAATGTCTTGAAGAGGTTTTTTGACTTGAGAGCAGAAGTGAAAGCCTTTATGGAGAAGGATGGGGTGGCTGTTCCTGTGTTAAGTGATCCCAAATGGCTCATGGACTTAGCTTTTCTTGTTGACatcacacaggagctgaatgtGCTGAACAAGAAGTTACAAGGCCAGGGACAGCTTGTCAGTGCTGCCTATGACAACGTCAGAGCATTCTCCACAAAACTTGTGTTATGGAAAGcccagctctctcagacaaacctctgccatttcccagcatgcaaggCACTCATGGATGCAGGCACACCATTCAGTGGTGAGAAATATGCTGATGCCATTGTAAAGCTACAGGAGGAATTTGATCACAGGTTTGCAGACTTCAAGACACACAGAGCCACACATTGTTGCTGACCCCTTCTCCTTTGATGTGCAAGATGCCCTTCCTGTGCTTCAAATGGAGCTCATTGACCTGCATTGCAATTCTGAACTCAAAGCCAAGTTCGGGGAGGTGAGTGGAAAAGCAGACAAGCTTGGAACATTTTTTAGAGAATTGCCCCCCACcttccctgagctttccagGATGTTCAAGTGGACCATGTGCCTTTTTGGGAGCACATGTGTGAAAAGCTATTGTCCACCATGAACTTTAATACGTCAAAGGTACAGGTCCAAACTTACTGATGAGCATCTTCAAGCCATACTGAGGGTCTCAACTGCTTCCTCCCTTAAACCAAGTGTGGCTCAGCTGGGTGAGAGGAAGTGCTGCCAGGTCTCTGGCAGCAAGGAGTAGGCaagaagaaccgttcatgttctgaagaacccctTCATGTTCTGAACTcttattaataaagattgagaagactgcatcagttgtttttttgaATACTTGAAACCCTTTATTTGTGGAATACTTGATGTGGCCCAGGCTCACCCAGACTCTACCTCCAGCGGCCCCCAGGTAAGTTGAGTTTGAGACCACTGGAAAGGAACCAATCTTCATCAACccagataaaaagaaaacagatacAGTGCCTGTTATTATCaaaaagaacacacagaacTTAGGACGGTTGATTTTAACATCACAATGCCAAgagggtgactgtgggtcagtggttagcaggtctgtctttcaatcagggggttcgcggttcaatccccaccctagtcgatatgtccttgagcaagacacttaaccctgaattgttccctgaagctgtgtctacagtgtatgaatgtaacatgattgtaagtcgctttggataaaagcgtacatgtaatgtaatattgaaaCAGTCATATTGATTGTTTGGTGTTCAGTTCGTTGCCTACTTGCTGACGAAAACCATCAAAGGCACGTGTTACAGTTCAATATGCCACCATATCTGAAGACAAAAACAGGCATAAGGGGACATTTTGTTGCTACTTTTGCACAGAAATAACAGGTTTACACTGAAAATGTACTTAAGATCTACAGCATACCTTCAGGGATCTGACTTCTCATTTTCGTGTAATAATAACTTTTGGAACAGATACTTTCAAAACATTGACACACATCACTGCCATCCACAGTTATCCATCTAATGAGAGAGGATACAGATGTGTTCATAAAACATGAGAAATAATGTGTCATGAATAGTTGTACTTGTGTTGTTGCATTTGGTTCATCCCACAATGCTGTGCAGACATTACTGTACACAgtagtttgttttaatttaaaacaatgatGGAGGTTAGACTCTGACTTAAGCTATAATTTGAGGTCATTTACACCAAAAGCCAAATTTCATCCTTCTTTATACATATACTCTCTGGACACCCTCAAACACCCTAAAAGTTAAATATTAACAACTTTAcaaagaaacatgaaaacagATTAATTCAAACATAAGATTACAGGCTTCTAAATAGTTCAGTCTTGTTTGAACAAAATTAAACCATAGGATTAGAAACTTTTCCATCCTTGAAAGCCAAAAGGTTCCAATGTCAATGATCCATAGAGAGTCGAGTAAAAactatatgtatattaaatttATGAGTTAcaatacaaaagaaagaaaataacctTGAATCTACATAATTGCAGGCCTTGTTGATGGGGCTGGTCTGCCACATTTAAGAGGTTGCTTTCAGCTGGCAAGTGATACATAtctaaaaaacaataaaatagatCACAGAAATGTCACCATATAAAATGGGAGCATTTCCAAACATGTTTAAATCAACCGTGAAAATGGCTCACTAAATTCCTCGATTCCTGTTTAAATAGGAAAGCATCAAGCTGCAGTTGAAGCGAAGAAGCACTCGTTCTGGGTTGGAATAGTGCGTCTgattcttcctctttttcagtGAGGCACCTtatccaaaaataataaaaagataatcTCATTCAAGTCAAAATcaagttgtgttttcatactAGGCCTACTAAGccaagtttctccaaatcctgttgagacacaAGTCCTCTAATCCTGGATttattcttcaggtgatagtaggctgatattgtaattgtcttgatatggctgttcatgttaaggtctgaatccataactacacctagatttctggcttgTTTTATGGTTTTTAACATCAGAGGTTGAAGCTGAGCGCTGACTTTCAATCGTTCGTCCTTGGGactaaaaacaattacttctgttttatccTTAATTAATTGACGAAAATTCTGccacatccagttgttgatttcttcaatgcatttagccagcCCTTGTATGGTGACATATGTATCTAGATCTAAAGTATGGATGTAAATGGTTCAAACACACAATCCTAAATACTTCCCATTTCAGATAAATCAAATCACATGGAGACAATAGCTGGATGCAATTACCCCTTAACTGATGTGGGagaattaaagctgcagtcGCACTGAGATACAGGCCTGCGATTGCCAGCGGTGCACCCATATATTGTTCATAGGGGTGTTCAGATGGGGCCACTGAAAAtattgtgtgtggggggggggggggggcacaccaAAACCAAAAGCTGTTAACTGATTTTCAGCAATTCTAATATGTTGTTGTAGTAGGCTATCTAGGCAAGTTAAGAACTACGTCAATATGAGTCAATGAATCCCATACTAATGTACTTCACACTAATGTTTcagttaatgttaataatgatCTGATGTGCATTGACAAATAACAGTACAGTGACCATTTTGAGCTCCACAACAATCCAGCTTTAATGTGTTGCCTACAAGCGATTCATTGTTCAAATTGTCTTTTCTCTTACAAACATATAGCTTTAATTTGAAGGAGTACATTGACtaaggaagaaaacatttaccGCGAATAAGCATACTCAAGTTTAGAAACACCTCACAGTACCCAATTCTGTATAAGCAACAAGCCCTTCCTGGCAATGACACTGCActccaaaaatgcaaaaaattcATACAGAATTCGATACCTTAGAAATCACTGAatatttttgacacattttatcTTGTTGGCAACTCATCTGAGTTCTATTTACAAAGTTCTCATTTTCTGGATGCCATCTGGCTGTGGATATTCCCCAATGCTTCAAAAATATGATCCTGTAGTCATATCGATCTGATAATTCATATTTTGACATATCTGGTATTGATAAACGAGTGTAAAATAGTTTAACCTAAACCACAGGTCAGGACCAGATGTCTAACTATTCATATGATTCAATACTCTAATTTGCAGTTGGTCTCTGCATGCTATATTTTAACCCTTCTGTGGCCACTTCCATAACAGCAATGCAACAAGTGTCCCAAACTAAGTAGGTATGGTATATGGTGCATGTACATTGGGAAGGGTATCAAGTATACTCAAAACAGACTTGATTGACTTGGTGTGGAAACTGGGAAAAGTTAAAGAACCACTAGAGAGCTAGGAAAAGAGTTTGGAAATCTCAGTGTGCCTTGTCTGAAGTTTTTGATTGTGGAATTTTAAAGTTGAAGTGGATTTGACTGCAGACACTGGCGTCCCACATTTTAGTCCCGTAGGAAACGgtaacaatgaaataaaaaaaaaaataaataaaaaaaaggggtaTTCAGCCGGTTGCAAATCCAGTCCAGTTTTCTTTGCGCATTGCAGGAAAACTATGCATCTACAGTACACAACAAGCAATACATTTATAAAGCAATAGTTTATTATATTTGCAGTTTACATTTTGGTCACAGCCACAGTAAACTGAACAGTTGAGCTGACATTCAAGGGTTGACATGCCGTTTTCATCCAGCGGTGCTTCCTTTGTTTCCAAGTCGACCTCGGGAGATTCCTTTTCTAGAAAGGCAGAGACCGTCACACCATCCCCATCTCTAATTAGTCGGTTTTAATTGCCATGCCactgccatttaaaaataaataatgcaaagaGTCATTTAATCTTTCCACATCTTGATTCCGTTTAAAATCTAAAGCCTGAACCATCACGTTGTCTGGTGTAGATTATGAACAAAGAAGCAGTCCCTTCTCAGCTAGAACAGAAATCTATCAAGAGCACAAAGTTCTTCAACATATGGGCCCCAAATAAAATCATGCAACGTTGAGTTAAACTCACCAACTTTGTCATTTATTCCAATTCAAGGTCTCCCGATTTTTTTCAGACTAGAAGGAAGCTCCTCCACAGGTATTGGCCCACTGTTCTGCTTCGGTGGCAAGACAATCATCGGACCCACTCTTGCCTCCTTTTCCCACACTAAATAATTTAAAGTTCAAAACCATGTGTGAAGCCAGACATTGCATGTTCCCATCATACAAGTTTCTATAAGAAACCCAACCTGTATTGGTTCTCCATCCACTCCTCCAAAACAGTTCAGGTTCATCTGGCTTCTCAAACCCACGAGGACCAAACTTGCCAGGGCTGCTGGGCTTATCATGACTTTGACAATAGCCACATAAATAGTCATTACCATTAGCTGACCTCCATCTGAAAAGCAATTAAAATATTCACACGCACCCTCATTTACTCTGCATTTTTCCGTGATAGACATTTCGGGTTGATCTCACTTACCTGCCATTTTCAAAACTGCATGCCTTATTTGATGCCTCTGCATCATTTGCAAGTACAGCGTTCAGGTGACATGTGATGTAGAGCTGTGAGACGGAAAAAAGTAAATGTCGGAAAAAACATCTACATGTGCAATAATGACTTGAGCACGTTAAAGTAGAGCCTCACTTCTCCTCTATCCTCATTATGAAATTTAAAGGCATCAATGGTCAGGTGGAGCTTATCATCCTGTGTCCTTGATAAGAAATGAGACCTAGAACCTGGAAGCTCAGAGTCAACAAGGCACCTGTGAAGAAAAGGGAGAATTTAGCCTGTTCCAGTAGTGGTTAATCCTCCCTTCAATACCTAAATTAGTTTTTCCATTTGTAGTCTTCAGACCCAACTGACACCAACTAACATGACATCCCTTGAGGAAATTGAGGAGACTTCACACGTCATTCTCTGGAGCCATAAAAGGCTTCACACAATGCAATAATCTTCCAAGCACTTACCCATTTTCAACAAAGACGTATCTTGGCTCAGAGGATACATCTGGGTAAAGTGTAGCCACACAGCTGCTCACAAACACTCGGAGCCCCGTGTGATGGCCAACTCTGACTGAGGCTTCAATGCAGATGGGCTCACCGAGGTAAAACACATTAGAGCTTCTTCGATAAAGCCAGTCATCTGCACAAAAATTAGAAGATATTTAAATAGTGATCGCAAATAAGTCAAGACATAAAGTGAAAGCCAATAAGTACAAACATTAGAAATGTCCGAAACCTACTTGTCATAATTCTCAAGTCAAACTCCAAAGTTTCCACTGCAGCTTGTGTAGACATGAAGGGGATCCAGGTGGGCATGAGTGAATAACTGGACAAACTGTATTTCCtaagaaacagaaaaagcatttaaaataaaaaaaagtcagacagGGTCGAGCGCTTTAAAGATATGAGCTTTAAAAGACAGACCTTTCATAATGACATGCAATTGGAATTACAGCCTCATCCATTCGAACCACCCCATCTGGAGAGGCCACAGGCAAGTATACAAGGAGGTTTGTGTAAACCAGTGTGTCTTCAGTCATCTGTGGAgagtaaatgcatttaaaactaGTACAGTGTaaaattatttaattgaaaatgaattAATCATTACCCTTTGTTTGGTGCCGCAGTCCATGAGTCCAACAAGGATTCTGTACTCATCTCTTGAAGACGTTGTAGCTCTACAGTAGTCATTGGGCTCCACTCCAAGGAGTAATTCATCGCCATTAACAGGAGCTCCCACTCCAAACATGTCAGCTTTGATAATAATCTCCAATGAGTCTGGATGGCAGGTCACTCGGACAGTATTCACATGCTCTTGTTCCTCGGCTGGTGCTTTTTCTTGCCGAGTGTGTTGGGAGGTCCCTGTGATCTGAGGACTTTGATTTGAAGCATGTTGAGTGTAATCTTTGGGAGGAAAAGCAACATATGACCTGAAACACAGTCCAACTAGGAGGtgaaccaaaaaacacaagggCTTCATAGCACTGAAGAACAGCAAACTGGTTGAGACTGCAAactgtcctcctgtctgaccCACTAAGCAGCACAACAATCTGAGTAGGGAAGCATTTCTTACTTTATATTCAGACAATCAGCCTCATCAAAGCAGCACTGCACACCTGAGTCTAATCATCCAATTATCAGCTTGTAACTACATTTTCTGAAAGCAAGTGAGGACACTGTGCGAGACTTTTTGGTTCTAAAGTATATTTTGCAAAACTAAACATAAGATGGTATGTCAAAAAAGtactataataaaataaatactatgtCCAAAAAAATCATATTATACAATGTTGAAAAACCTCatgaaaaagtcaaataaaatgcccaaatattatttaaaaagcaatatgTTGAGAAAGGTCATGGTATCCTATgtcaaataaattataaaaatgcCATAGTATAGTGTGTCGTATAGTCTGCATCATGCCCTCTGACATTGTATGTTCTGACTgtgttcaaatgtttcttttagGTTAAGTAtttcctgcttttattttgaagttatttttttatCGTTAGCCCTGTGGTCGCCTATGCTCCTGCTCACCTGTTCACACTTCCCCATTACGCAGTCCTTATTTATATCAGCCCAGTTACATTATTCTTTATTGGTTTGTCTTCATTCAGTGCTGCCTTTTCTGTATGGTTTAAGTTTGTAAGCATTTTTCAAATGACTGCAATATTTTCTGCAGCCTCCTATTTTTCTGCATTTGAGTCCATCCCCTGTTACTTGCGCTCAAGACCAGACAGTACAGTTCAACATAGTATGTCATGATTGTAAAATGAATCTGTcattatttgattgttttcaaGACATCAACTTTAACTCTGGGaaactgtgaaaacattttgttcACAATTTCCTGATATTTTATAGATTATAATCTATTGAAAACAACAGTCAGATTAACACAAAAGgtaaaagtcaaccaaaccagctaggatttcagtatttgctctgtaatccaaatctactagggactaaactttattctactttttaccttgaggtaaactgatctttgtccttaatcagttttggcaagaatttcacattctagcaaactgagacttcactgttagcaagggtcacctgcttaccagtatcgatcactgagtgggcaattccttcaacgacctgtgggcgggctcgacacagctgtaaccaattaccgccaacttGGGTGTATAActaggttggggcttgtagcgtcagggaagactcctcgtatgaagactcggaggataaagacctaggagtctttcggtggtggctatatacagtatatacatttccctgtgataatgtgttttctcttcatacctgtgtgtagtgatggcgagatgaagcCTCATGAGGCATCGAACCACTTCAGCCAATTGGTTCGAGAAAGGGTTCATTACTCGAAGCTTCATGTGCACACGACACCACCTAGTGGCCAAAAGTATAATCACAGGCAGCTGTATCTGAACCACAATGTGATGCATTGAattgttgtgtctgttatgGCTGTTGGGAATGActgaattacaaaaatgtatgccCAAATAATTTCTGTAAATAAACTATCACATATgtgcataataaaatatgttttgaatgtatcctgtgtgtgaacattttccCAAAATGGTAGTGTCGTATGGTAAGGCAGGTGgtgtaataatgttattatgtcACTTTAGGGAAATGGCATGGGCTTAAGCAGGCAGGACAGTGAAAATGCTTGTGGAACTTGGAAAAGAGGACTGAATATGCTTGTGGAACTTGGACAGTGATGTACAGGACAGgggacattttattcatttttattcagaaataacAGTTTCTCAacagtttttggttttaaacGATTCCTTTTTTTGGACACAACCTCTCCGGCCTTTGAAAACACCCTTTCACAGGGTACAGAAGACGCTGGCGTGCACAAAAACGCAAGAGCTAGTCTATATAAATGTCACCTTATTAGTGATTCCCCATTCCTCCATCAAGGAGGCTTTCACACAAGCTATATTTTCAGCAGTGTGTGATTGGGGGAATGCCTGCACTCCTAACAGCACTGAACTGAGCTTGGTATTCTCACCCACAAAATGGCATGTTACTGCCAGGTAGGCATCCATATTGATGGATGTCCACATGTCAGACGTAAGGCTAACAGCAACCACCGTTTCCATTTTAGCCTTAGCCTTCTCCTTAGCCAACTCATACTTGGCCTCCACCATGGCCTTCAgagcctaaaagaaaaaaaatatagtgCTGAACTGTGAGACACAATAAAGTACTCTTGTTTCATGCATGCACCCACCCATACACACCTGCCTTGTAGGGATAACATAATTAGGATCCAGTTTGGACACAAATGCCCTGAATCCAACATCATCCACAACAGTGAAAGGCTGTGTGTCCTTCACTATCATGGAGACGAGGGCTTCATCCAGCTCTTGTTTTCTGGTGGCTGGTTAAAAGAGAATACATACAGTGTCTGTTACCtgtctttatttgcacaataaacaaaagtgaacaGGGACAAATTGTGATGgtgcatttgtattattgtaatgaCTTACTATGGCTGGGTGAAGCTCCAGTTTCCTCCTTATTCTCATGCAAGGCACGGTAATGCCTTAGCATGGATGAGGTGTTGTTATTGTACCCCAACTCCCTGGAGCACAATAaacactgcacctttaaataaaataagaaactgtGCAAAATACCGTTCTTGATAAGCAAACCTAATGAGTCTGAAATAGAGTTAGATTTAGCTTACCTTATTAGGAGTTATCAAATCAAAGTGTTCCCACACAGGGgaaatcctcctcttcctagCTGGCTCCATCTTATCACCTATCCTTCTCACCTCactctcctaactctccaaactatctctctctccaaactctccaaactatctctctctccaaactctcaaccaacaacacacattttgaatggAGCCTGAGGGGTTTATATTGCTGTCAAACCTCCCGGCAAAATCTGAACCGCTTGCCGAAGCAGTCACGTGGTACAGCCGGGTAGCGAGGCTTCGGACGTCACATTTTTGGCTCCTCCCCTACATGAAGCAAGCCTCGATACGCGCTTCGAGGAAACGCCCCCTCCATTACTCGACACACGCTTCGAAGCGTCGGCACATCTCGTAACAACactacctgtgtgcacatctactcgtagatattatagaccacggactcggtcacacatgcaccaaaatccttcctctcttatttatcccacccgctctacacagacccagcgcctcgtcactgggggcctctggaactgccagtcagctaaccgcaaggcggacttcatctctggcttcgctatcaagcaatcgctggacttcctggctctcactgagacctggatcacaccagacaacacatcaacccctgctgctctctcctcggccttctccttcagccacacacccagaccctctggtcggggtggtggcacaggtctactcatctcacccaaatggagttttgctctctacccgcttccatttaccccactgtcttttgagtttcatgcagtgacggttactcatccggttcatctaaccattgtcgttctctaccgtcctcctggttcctttggagacttcttggaagaactagatgtcctcctatcaaacttcccagaaaatggacccccgctcatccttctgggtgactttaacatccagactgagaagtcatgtgacctgctactcttactgtcttcctttgctctctctctcagtccttcccctcctactcacaaagctggcaaccactatattttcaccagaaactgctctacagctaacctcactgtaactccacttcatgtttctgaccatttcttcatctcttactctctcccactctttggaactaacaaccctcccacaacggattctgcacctgtccgtcgcaacatccgcaccctctcaccctcctctctggcctcctctgttctgtcagccctcccctcaactgattccttcgcacttatgcagcctaacttcgcca of the Cyclopterus lumpus isolate fCycLum1 chromosome 8, fCycLum1.pri, whole genome shotgun sequence genome contains:
- the LOC117735099 gene encoding zona pellucida sperm-binding protein 3-like encodes the protein MKPLCFLVHLLVGLCFRSYVAFPPKDYTQHASNQSPQITGTSQHTRQEKAPAEEQEHVNTVRVTCHPDSLEIIIKADMFGVGAPVNGDELLLGVEPNDYCRATTSSRDEYRILVGLMDCGTKQRMTEDTLVYTNLLVYLPVASPDGVVRMDEAVIPIACHYERKYSLSSYSLMPTWIPFMSTQAAVETLEFDLRIMTNDWLYRRSSNVFYLGEPICIEASVRVGHHTGLRVFVSSCVATLYPDVSSEPRYVFVENGCLVDSELPGSRSHFLSRTQDDKLHLTIDAFKFHNEDRGELYITCHLNAVLANDAEASNKACSFENGRWRSANGNDYLCGYCQSHDKPSSPGKFGPRGFEKPDEPELFWRSGWRTNTVWEKEARVGPMIVLPPKQNSGPIPVEELPSSLKKIGRP
- the LOC117734750 gene encoding zinc finger BED domain-containing protein 1-like; translation: MIVKDTQPFTVVDDVGFRAFVSKLDPNYVIPTRQALKAMVEAKYELAKEKAKAKMETVVAVSLTSDMWTSINMDAYLAVTCHFVGENTKLSSVLLGVQAFPQSHTAENIACVKASLMEEWGITNKVTFI